CCTCATTCCTGTGTTGACTCCGCCCCTTCTCTTGTTGTCCCCTTGTCTGCTGTCCCTGAAGTTTACTCTGTGTCCTAACACCTGTTCTGGAAATGCTCCTAAATTCTGCTGAGCACTCCACCCTCTAACATTTTCCATAATGTTCCATGCAACTGAAGGCCCCTCCCCGTTACTATTTAGCTTCAAGCCCTATCCACAGATAAAGTGGTGTGATTCGCATGGACTCTGTTTCCAGCATGATTCAGGATAAGCTATTGAGCTCGGATGGGTCAGCACCTGATGAAATGTCACAACATTCAAGGCTACAGGCCTCATGGGAGGTAGTAGTGTATTTCCGGTAGCgcagaattgatgggctgaagggtctcttttgTGCTGCATGATTACGTAACCACAATCCTAAATGGCAACCTCCTTATTTTTAGAAGGTGCTCCCTGGGTGTAGACTCCTGAAGCAGGCAAAACATCATTACCCTGCATTCACCCGACATCCTCCGCCTGGTCTATTTCTTGAACTATTTTGGAACTTTCCCTGAAATTATCTCCCATTCATGAAACTCGAGAGAATACAGGCTTGGTTTATACTGCTGCTTCAGAGGGCCAGAAACCTAGTTTTGATTCCAGCATGTGATGactgtctctgtgcagtgtgcgcgttctccctgtgtccacgtgcgtttcttcccacagtcaaaTGATGAATTAGCCATACTTTGGTATCCATGGATGGATAGGTTGGGTTCAGAGGTCATGGGAGGTATAAGCTTATTGGAtaagtgggtgggatgctcttcagagagtcggtgtgaacttttgggtcaaatggcctgttacacactgtagggattctatggttttCTTCAGCTCAGGATCTGTGTATCTCCTGTGCTAAGAACAGCTTCGATCCCTCACTCAGTGTCCCATAATCCTGCCTGAGACTCTTGACCCTGTCTAGACATCAACcaccatcccccaactccctcaggggaaatgtagaaagCAGACTGATCCAAAATGTATCAAAGGTATTTATGATTAACATCAAATTACACAAGAACGTTTCCAGTCTCTGCATGATTTTGATTTCTTTTGGGAAAGTTTATTTCTTCATTGGCCAGTGCTGGAAATTCAAACAGTGCAGGCGAGGTTGAGATTGTGACTGCTGTTCCTTCTCCTCCCCAGCAGGGGACATCATGCTCCCATTTCCATCTAGTCCTCCAGCCAACAGCTCTTGTCTGATGGCACACTACTGTTTCACTTGTGTCTGTTGGGAGTCTGGTGTAGCTATTACATTGAAGGactggaaaaaaaattaaaatagccCCCACCGCTGTGTGCCTCTCAGCTATTTTGCTTCTTTAGTAACTGAATGATCCAAGTAACCGGATATTTCATTGTGCTTTCCAGCTGCTCTCTGAACCTAGACTGTGTGACTGCATAAATGAATGTGTTGGTGCAGCAACTCATATTCCGCAGCATAAACCCAACTTGTTGAAATATATATTCAAAATCATTGTAATCTCCGGGATAAGTTCCTGTTATAATATAGTATAAGAAATCTATGACATTTACTAACCAAAGGACAATGAAGCTTCCGGATATGGTGAACAGTAAAATGATAGACTTCCTTCtactctccatctctgggtctctttGCTTCTCTGCCTTGTTTTGACCCCTCAGTCCCTTACGGATCCGACTGGTCACTAATATGTATCTGATGGTCAAACAGTTGAATAACAAAATCAAAGCGAATGTGAGAAATGGGGTTAAAATTGTACCAAACCAGTCAAAACCCAGCCACCCAGGGTCTGTATAATAACTTGACTTTGGGTAGCAGTCCCAGGGTACATTATTGATTATCCACCCAGGTCCAAGGGTAAAGTAGAATGGGACATTTTTTAAACAGAGTAGaatgcagattgttgctagaacTACCGATGCAGTTTTTCGAGTGCAATATtttcttttcagcttctggcaacaaatggccacaaatcgatcaaaggagaaagcgatggtgaaccagacagaacagtccaTTGCTGCTCGAAGCAGGACATAATTAACACTACACACGGGGGTGATGTCCAGGAAGGTTCCTGGGAAGTAATAGTAATTGATCCGCCACAGTATGACCTCGGCAATAATGACTAGGAGATCTGCCATTGCCATGGCCAGCAGATAGCGAGTGGTGCAGATCGAGAGGCCACATGTTCTCCTGGATAGGATCACAATTgcaatcaaattaactgcaaggaAAAGTAGGGAAAAGAGACTGCAAATTAATCGATTCAACATTCTGCTGAGCCAGACAGGGGTCCAGCACAAAAGAAATCAGCATGTGCCAAGTTCAGTGTATATACCAAAAGTAAAAATGTGCAAACctgatcacattcccagctccatCTCACTGACAGTTAGGTTCAATAGAGTCAGGGCACAGAGTAATTGGCAACATCCCCCACTGAGGCCGGTTATGAATTTGAATATCTGAATTGGTTTGATTGTCTCTGATTTAAGCTTTGTTCCATTGAACACAGGGGCTGCTGGCTTTCCAAGACCTTTGTAAAAAGATCActggacagagatgaagagagaagATAAGCCACTCCAGGGTAAAGCTTGCAACCTTGGAAAATCTCTTCACCTCGTCCCCCATCCATCTATTCCCATGGACTGTCAGATACACTGATATGGAGTACATCAATGTAGGGTATGGGACCCCTACAAATTAGACAACTATCCTCCCTCACCCAAGTAAAAGTCAGATAACGTAGAATCGGAACGTTGCAAAATAGAGATATATTTTTCCTTGAGACAATTGATTTTAACAATGGGAAGGGAAAAATGATGGGCTAATTGGGCACCGATAGAGTGGCAAGCATTAAATAAGCGCACATCAGCATCAGTCAGAGTAAGACCAAAGAACAGTTCACAGCCCACTTTAAACAACCTCCACAGATACAGTCACTCACCGGGAACTCCAATAACAGCAAGGATCAGGTAATATATTTCAGCAACTCTGGAAAATGTTTCACGCATTTTCAATGTGAGGATAAGTGTCTGTTTTGCTGCTGGTAATCTCACAGTCTTACATCTGAGACGATAGActcccattcattcaatttaTACCCTGTGGAAATATCACGGGAATGCTGAGGTTGTAGCTTTGGTCTAATTCAATTTTCTTTTTACTTGAGCAAACAGATTATGACAAGTGAAGTCAATGCTGTAATTGAACAGATGCGTTTATGAGAATCTGCAATTGGAACTCTCCGAGGGCTGAAGAGTTGTGAATCATATTAATGCAATAATGAATTGAGCTAGTTCTTCCTGTCACCAACAGTCCTAACCCTCACTA
The sequence above is a segment of the Chiloscyllium punctatum isolate Juve2018m chromosome 21, sChiPun1.3, whole genome shotgun sequence genome. Coding sequences within it:
- the LOC140492456 gene encoding probable G-protein coupled receptor 139, with amino-acid sequence MRETFSRVAEIYYLILAVIGVPVNLIAIVILSRRTCGLSICTTRYLLAMAMADLLVIIAEVILWRINYYYFPGTFLDITPVCSVNYVLLRAAMDCSVWFTIAFSFDRFVAICCQKLKRKYCTRKTASVVLATICILLCLKNVPFYFTLGPGWIINNVPWDCYPKSSYYTDPGWLGFDWFGTILTPFLTFALILLFNCLTIRYILVTSRIRKGLRGQNKAEKQRDPEMESRRKSIILLFTISGSFIVLWLVNVIDFLYYIITGTYPGDYNDFEYIFQQVGFMLRNMSCCTNTFIYAVTQSRFREQLESTMKYPVTWIIQLLKKQNS